The following coding sequences lie in one Stenotrophomonas rhizophila genomic window:
- a CDS encoding PQQ-dependent sugar dehydrogenase — protein sequence MTRKLLLSLAVTLTLPLFATACVAADKAAAPVLKKAEWPFAATDAGTFNEPWAMSFLPDGSLLVSEKAGTLQHVDLKTGKRAAISGVPKVAYAGQGGFGDVLPHPGFAKNQLVYVSYAEAGEGDTRGAAVGRARLVLAADGSGALQDFKVIWRQTPKVEGGGHYGHRLAFGPDGKLWITSSERQKFDPAQDMGGNLGKIVRLNDDGSVPADNPFASQGGVAAQVWSLGHRNALGIAFDARGKLWVHEMGPAGGDELNLIERGANYGYPIVSNGNHYDGRDIPDHSTRPEFAAPKVTWTPVISPAGFIIYTGTQFPQWKGSGFIGGLSSKSLVRVAFDGDNAREAERFDMGERIREVEQGPDGAIWLLEDGKNGRLLKLTPKG from the coding sequence ATGACCCGCAAGCTGCTGCTCTCGCTCGCCGTCACCCTTACCCTGCCCCTGTTCGCCACCGCCTGCGTGGCGGCTGACAAGGCGGCCGCCCCGGTCCTGAAGAAGGCCGAGTGGCCCTTCGCCGCCACCGACGCCGGCACCTTCAACGAACCGTGGGCGATGAGCTTCCTGCCCGATGGCAGCCTGCTGGTCAGTGAAAAGGCCGGCACCCTGCAGCATGTAGACCTGAAAACCGGCAAACGCGCCGCCATCAGCGGCGTGCCCAAGGTGGCCTATGCCGGCCAGGGCGGCTTCGGCGACGTGCTGCCGCACCCGGGCTTTGCCAAGAACCAGCTGGTGTATGTGAGCTATGCCGAGGCCGGCGAAGGCGACACCCGCGGCGCCGCCGTGGGCCGCGCCCGCCTGGTGCTGGCCGCCGATGGCAGCGGCGCGCTGCAGGACTTCAAGGTGATCTGGCGCCAGACCCCCAAGGTGGAAGGCGGCGGCCATTACGGCCACCGCCTGGCGTTCGGCCCGGACGGCAAGTTGTGGATCACCTCCAGCGAACGCCAGAAGTTCGATCCGGCCCAGGACATGGGCGGCAACCTTGGCAAGATCGTGCGCCTGAATGACGACGGCAGCGTGCCGGCCGACAACCCGTTCGCCTCGCAGGGCGGCGTGGCCGCGCAGGTCTGGTCGCTGGGTCACCGCAACGCGCTGGGCATCGCCTTCGATGCGCGCGGCAAGCTGTGGGTACATGAAATGGGCCCGGCCGGTGGCGATGAGCTCAACCTGATCGAGCGGGGCGCCAACTACGGCTACCCGATCGTGTCCAACGGCAACCACTACGACGGCCGCGACATTCCCGACCACAGCACCCGCCCGGAGTTCGCCGCGCCCAAGGTGACCTGGACGCCGGTGATTTCGCCGGCCGGTTTCATCATCTACACCGGTACGCAGTTCCCGCAGTGGAAGGGCAGCGGCTTCATCGGCGGGCTGTCGTCCAAGTCACTGGTGCGGGTGGCCTTCGATGGCGACAACGCGCGCGAAGCCGAGCGTTTCGACATGGGCGAGCGCATCCGCGAAGTGGAACAGGGCCCGGATGGCGCTATCTGGCTGCTGGAAGACGGGAAGAACGGGCGGTTGTTGAAGCTCACCCCGAAGGGGTGA
- the rpsU gene encoding 30S ribosomal protein S21 codes for MPSVKVRENEPFEFALRRFKRTCEKAGVLAETRKREFYEKPTQERKRKAAAAVKRQLRRSSRDVTKRQRLY; via the coding sequence ATGCCCAGCGTTAAAGTCCGCGAGAACGAGCCCTTCGAGTTTGCGCTCCGTCGCTTCAAGCGCACCTGCGAAAAGGCCGGCGTGCTGGCCGAAACCCGCAAGCGCGAGTTCTATGAAAAGCCGACCCAGGAGCGCAAGCGTAAAGCTGCTGCTGCTGTGAAGCGTCAGCTGCGCCGGTCGTCGCGCGACGTCACCAAGCGTCAGCGCCTGTACTGA
- the yiaA gene encoding inner membrane protein YiaA produces MKQQVHKPSPAFIAASWAALLLGAAAYLVGLFNAEMALNEKGYYLTLLLFGLFAAVSLQKSVRDRVEDIPVSGLYYALCWFALLASLLLLLVGLWNATLLLSEKGFYGMAFALSLFGAVAVQKNTRDLMAAGGNVREIPPLPSGD; encoded by the coding sequence ATGAAACAACAGGTGCACAAGCCGTCCCCGGCCTTCATTGCCGCCTCGTGGGCAGCGCTGCTGCTGGGCGCGGCGGCCTATCTGGTTGGTCTGTTCAACGCCGAGATGGCGCTCAACGAGAAGGGCTATTACCTCACCCTGCTGTTGTTCGGCCTGTTTGCGGCGGTGTCGCTGCAAAAGAGCGTGCGCGACCGCGTGGAGGACATTCCGGTCAGCGGCCTGTACTACGCGCTGTGCTGGTTCGCGCTGTTGGCCTCGCTGCTGTTGCTGTTGGTGGGCCTGTGGAACGCCACGCTGCTGCTCAGTGAAAAGGGCTTCTACGGCATGGCCTTCGCCTTGAGCCTGTTCGGCGCGGTGGCGGTGCAGAAGAACACCCGCGACCTGATGGCCGCGGGTGGCAATGTGCGCGAGATTCCGCCGCTGCCCAGCGGCGACTAA
- a CDS encoding L,D-transpeptidase family protein: MLPLFRSVFAVVLVASALPAAALTPAVGPLQDHHQMIVVVTDGWDATHGRLQAYTRTPQGWAPQGGAFEVAVGRNGSAWGVGVVPTQGVAPHQPGDPVKPGDPVKKEGDGRSPAGFFTIGPAFGYAPTITTALPYQPMLASSYCMDVPDSPYYNRIVDAEVVGSDAVEGSTEPMRLDLHNKGDVRYREGFVIEHNPKGEARRGSCIFAHLWRTPGEATAGCTAMQPEHMQRLLAWLDPAKRPLFVLLPRAQYQQMQHDWNLPAALENTP, from the coding sequence ATGCTGCCGTTGTTCCGATCCGTCTTCGCCGTCGTGCTGGTCGCCAGCGCCCTGCCCGCCGCCGCGCTCACCCCGGCGGTGGGACCCTTGCAGGACCACCACCAGATGATCGTGGTCGTCACCGACGGCTGGGATGCCACCCATGGCCGGCTGCAGGCCTATACGCGCACCCCGCAGGGATGGGCGCCACAGGGCGGCGCATTCGAGGTGGCCGTGGGCCGCAACGGCAGCGCCTGGGGCGTGGGCGTGGTGCCGACGCAAGGCGTGGCCCCGCACCAGCCCGGTGACCCGGTGAAGCCCGGCGATCCGGTAAAGAAGGAAGGCGATGGCCGCAGCCCGGCCGGCTTCTTCACCATCGGCCCGGCCTTCGGCTACGCCCCGACGATCACCACCGCCCTGCCGTACCAGCCGATGCTGGCCAGCAGTTACTGCATGGACGTGCCCGACTCGCCGTACTACAACCGCATCGTGGATGCCGAGGTGGTGGGTAGCGATGCGGTGGAAGGCTCCACCGAGCCGATGCGCCTGGACCTGCACAACAAGGGGGATGTGCGCTATCGCGAGGGCTTTGTGATCGAGCACAACCCGAAGGGCGAAGCCCGCCGCGGCAGCTGCATCTTCGCCCACCTGTGGCGCACCCCCGGTGAGGCCACCGCAGGCTGCACCGCCATGCAGCCCGAACACATGCAGCGCCTGCTGGCCTGGCTGGATCCGGCCAAGCGGCCGCTGTTCGTGCTGCTGCCGCGCGCGCAGTACCAGCAGATGCAGCACGACTGGAACCTGCCGGCGGCACTGGAAAACACGCCATGA
- the folB gene encoding dihydroneopterin aldolase — protein sequence MDKVFIEGLEIDALIGIYDWERRIRQTLRFDLEMGFDNRRPAASDDIADTLNYKAVSKRIEQFVRESDFGLVETLAERIAEIVLREFKVEWLRLKLSKPGAVRGARAVGVIIERSAS from the coding sequence ATGGACAAGGTATTCATCGAAGGGCTCGAGATCGATGCCCTGATCGGCATCTACGACTGGGAACGGCGGATCCGCCAGACCCTGCGGTTCGACCTGGAAATGGGCTTCGACAATCGTCGCCCGGCGGCCAGCGACGACATCGCCGATACCCTCAACTACAAGGCCGTGAGCAAGCGCATCGAGCAGTTCGTGCGCGAGTCCGATTTCGGCCTCGTCGAAACCCTGGCTGAGCGCATCGCCGAGATCGTGCTGCGTGAATTCAAGGTGGAATGGCTGCGCCTCAAGCTGAGCAAGCCCGGCGCCGTGCGCGGCGCGCGCGCGGTGGGCGTGATCATCGAACGCAGCGCGTCCTGA
- a CDS encoding APC family permease, producing the protein MSAPADPQLERAVSRWQIVGLSINDVIGSGIYLLPAATVALLGPFSLWGVVAAGIVVALLVLCYAQAASYFDEPGGSYLYAREAFGRFAGFEIGWMIWLTRISSAAALSNALADAVARFWPWAGHDLGRVLIIVVSLGFLTAVNVAGVRSAARTGVILVIGKLLPLLLFVAIGAFYVDMDLAFSGVRPDPHDLQRMGEAALLLLYAYAGFENIPAAAGEYKNPRRDIPFALITMIVSVTVIYGAVQLVAQGTLANLAASPTPLADAASRFGGEALALILTVGATISILGTNSNTMMMGPRFLFALARDGYGPKVLANVHPRFRTPAAAIVTQGVIALALALSGSFVQLALLSMTTRLFAYIGTAAAVLVLARRFRDRPGALKLPGGPVIPVLALVLCVALFVSASWQNIAAAGIAFVVGAVIYQLPRKDRPA; encoded by the coding sequence ATGAGCGCCCCGGCCGATCCCCAACTGGAACGCGCGGTCAGCCGCTGGCAGATCGTCGGGCTGTCGATCAACGATGTGATCGGCAGCGGCATCTACCTGCTGCCCGCCGCCACCGTCGCCCTGCTCGGTCCCTTCAGCCTGTGGGGCGTGGTCGCCGCCGGCATCGTGGTGGCGCTGCTGGTGCTGTGTTACGCGCAGGCCGCCAGCTACTTCGACGAGCCCGGTGGCAGCTACCTGTATGCCCGCGAGGCGTTCGGCCGGTTTGCCGGGTTCGAGATCGGCTGGATGATCTGGCTCACCCGGATCAGCTCGGCCGCCGCGCTCAGCAACGCGCTGGCCGACGCGGTGGCGCGGTTCTGGCCATGGGCCGGGCATGATCTCGGCCGCGTGCTGATCATCGTGGTGTCGCTGGGCTTCCTTACCGCGGTCAACGTGGCCGGGGTGCGTTCGGCTGCGCGCACCGGGGTGATCCTGGTGATCGGCAAGCTGCTGCCGCTGCTGCTGTTCGTGGCGATCGGCGCGTTCTACGTCGACATGGATCTGGCCTTCTCCGGGGTCCGCCCGGACCCGCACGACCTGCAGCGCATGGGCGAGGCCGCGTTGCTGCTGCTGTACGCCTATGCCGGCTTCGAGAACATTCCGGCTGCCGCGGGCGAGTACAAGAACCCACGCCGCGATATTCCGTTCGCACTGATCACCATGATCGTCAGCGTCACCGTCATCTACGGCGCGGTGCAGCTGGTGGCGCAGGGCACGCTGGCCAACCTGGCCGCGTCGCCCACGCCGCTGGCCGACGCGGCCTCCCGCTTCGGTGGCGAGGCGCTGGCGCTGATCCTCACCGTGGGCGCCACCATTTCCATCTTGGGCACCAACAGCAACACCATGATGATGGGCCCGCGCTTCCTGTTCGCCCTGGCCCGCGATGGCTACGGGCCGAAGGTGCTGGCCAACGTGCACCCGCGCTTCCGCACGCCGGCGGCGGCCATCGTGACCCAGGGCGTGATCGCGCTGGCGCTGGCGCTCTCCGGTTCGTTCGTGCAGTTGGCGCTGCTGTCGATGACCACGCGCCTGTTCGCCTATATCGGCACGGCCGCGGCGGTGCTGGTGCTGGCGCGTCGTTTCCGCGACCGCCCCGGTGCGTTGAAGTTGCCCGGCGGCCCGGTGATTCCGGTGCTGGCACTGGTGCTGTGCGTGGCGCTGTTCGTGAGTGCCAGCTGGCAGAACATCGCGGCAGCCGGCATCGCGTTCGTGGTGGGCGCGGTGATCTACCAACTGCCGCGCAAGGATCGACCGGCCTGA
- a CDS encoding MurR/RpiR family transcriptional regulator — protein sequence MPPLVKIRSERDHMSAIERRIADFILDNAHLLRDYSSQQLASALGISQSSVVKFSQKLGFKGYPDLKYSIGEAVARAGNGTQAQAPAAADSNAYTSLAERLRLSKAAAEEETRVANPQADVEAIVQLIDAAPKVFVYGLGDDGLYAREFAMRLSLLGMLTVHHADPILMMANLSAARANDVMLVFSEFGKLPQLFQLSRQFQDVGGKVVSITRHSANPLRAHADASLVLCAHDPAPHLAQLLYRASLQSLLDFVFVLLCHANPDRHRQLGVNLERIEHLIDT from the coding sequence ATGCCCCCTCTGGTGAAAATCCGCTCCGAGCGTGACCACATGTCGGCGATCGAACGCCGCATCGCCGACTTCATCCTCGACAACGCCCACCTGCTGCGCGACTACTCGTCCCAGCAGCTGGCCAGCGCGCTGGGGATCAGCCAGTCCAGCGTGGTCAAGTTCAGCCAGAAGCTGGGCTTCAAGGGCTACCCGGATCTGAAGTACTCCATCGGCGAAGCGGTGGCCCGCGCCGGCAACGGCACCCAGGCCCAGGCGCCTGCCGCGGCAGACAGCAACGCCTACACCAGCCTCGCCGAGCGCCTGCGCCTGAGCAAGGCCGCCGCCGAGGAAGAGACCCGGGTGGCCAACCCGCAGGCCGACGTCGAGGCCATCGTGCAGCTGATCGACGCCGCGCCCAAGGTGTTCGTCTACGGTCTGGGCGACGATGGCCTGTATGCGCGCGAGTTTGCGATGCGGCTGTCGCTGCTGGGCATGCTCACCGTGCACCACGCCGACCCGATCCTGATGATGGCCAACCTGTCCGCGGCGCGCGCCAACGACGTGATGCTGGTGTTTTCCGAGTTCGGCAAACTGCCGCAGCTGTTCCAACTGTCGCGCCAGTTCCAGGACGTGGGCGGCAAGGTGGTGTCGATCACCCGGCACAGCGCCAACCCGCTGCGCGCGCACGCCGATGCGTCCCTGGTGCTGTGCGCGCACGACCCGGCGCCGCACCTGGCCCAGCTGCTGTACCGTGCCTCATTGCAGTCCCTGCTGGATTTTGTCTTCGTGCTGCTGTGCCATGCCAACCCGGACCGCCACCGCCAGCTCGGGGTGAACCTGGAACGGATCGAACACCTGATCGACACCTGA
- a CDS encoding GatB/YqeY domain-containing protein has protein sequence MSLKQQLTDDMKAAMKAGEKHRLGVIRLMLADIKRKEVDERIELDDATALAVLEKMVKQRKDSVSQFEAANREDLAVIEREEILVIDQYLPAKLGEAEIVAAIQAAIAETGAASPADIGKLMGALKPKLAGQADMGLVSKLVKQQLAG, from the coding sequence ATGAGCCTGAAACAGCAGCTTACCGATGACATGAAGGCCGCCATGAAGGCCGGCGAGAAGCACCGTCTGGGCGTGATCCGCCTGATGCTGGCCGACATCAAGCGCAAGGAAGTGGACGAGCGCATCGAGCTGGACGACGCCACCGCGTTGGCCGTGCTGGAAAAGATGGTCAAGCAGCGCAAGGATTCGGTCAGCCAGTTCGAAGCGGCCAACCGTGAAGACCTCGCCGTGATCGAGCGCGAAGAGATCCTGGTCATCGACCAGTACCTGCCGGCCAAGCTGGGCGAGGCCGAGATCGTGGCCGCCATCCAGGCCGCCATCGCCGAAACCGGCGCGGCCAGCCCGGCCGACATCGGCAAGCTGATGGGCGCACTGAAGCCCAAGCTCGCCGGCCAGGCCGACATGGGCCTGGTGTCCAAGCTGGTCAAGCAGCAGCTGGCAGGCTGA
- a CDS encoding mechanosensitive ion channel family protein — MLDAVVATRWLDDLQRTLEPWPWAYTASVLCLLALAAWLANFVTKKILLRGLRGLINRLPGGTAHGGRGSNVMRVVSRLSNVVPSQVIAAGITVVPDLPAPLVAFVIGACQAWAILTVALAISHALDAANDIYERRPDARNKPIKGYLQVGKIVIFVIAGLSIVATLAGVDLRYLVTGLGAATAVLMLIFQDTILSLVASVQISGDGRVRLGDWIEMPSQNADGDVIDIALHTITVQNFDKTITTIPTKKLVTESFKNWRGMQEAGGRRIKRALYLDQHSVGFVDAPMLAELEQFAVLGEYLREKQSELQQWNAQLQAKGVAAVNARRVTNLGTFRAYVERYLRQHSGIHTDMTLLVRQLQPTTEGLPLEIYCFTRTTAWGEYEGIQSDVFDHLLATLPAFGLRVFQASSDAMLMAGQQRLAAAE; from the coding sequence ATGCTGGATGCGGTAGTAGCAACCCGTTGGCTGGACGACCTGCAGCGAACCCTCGAACCCTGGCCGTGGGCCTACACCGCCTCGGTGCTGTGCCTGCTGGCTCTGGCCGCGTGGCTGGCCAATTTCGTCACCAAGAAGATCCTGCTGCGCGGCCTGCGCGGGTTGATCAACCGGCTGCCCGGCGGGACCGCCCATGGCGGGCGCGGCAGCAACGTGATGCGGGTGGTGTCGCGGTTGTCCAACGTGGTGCCCAGCCAGGTGATCGCCGCCGGCATCACCGTGGTGCCCGACCTGCCTGCGCCGCTGGTGGCCTTCGTCATCGGCGCCTGCCAGGCCTGGGCGATCCTGACCGTGGCGCTGGCGATCTCGCACGCGCTGGACGCGGCCAACGACATCTACGAGCGCCGCCCCGACGCGCGCAACAAGCCGATCAAGGGCTACCTCCAGGTTGGCAAGATCGTCATCTTCGTCATCGCCGGGCTGTCGATCGTGGCCACCCTGGCCGGGGTGGACCTGCGCTACCTGGTCACCGGGCTGGGCGCGGCCACCGCCGTGCTGATGCTGATCTTCCAGGACACCATCCTGTCGCTGGTGGCCAGCGTGCAGATCAGCGGCGACGGCCGGGTGCGGCTGGGCGACTGGATCGAGATGCCCAGCCAGAATGCCGACGGCGACGTCATCGACATCGCCCTGCACACCATCACCGTGCAGAACTTCGACAAGACCATCACCACCATCCCGACCAAGAAGCTGGTCACCGAGTCGTTCAAGAACTGGCGCGGCATGCAGGAGGCCGGCGGACGCCGGATCAAGCGCGCGCTGTACCTGGACCAGCACAGCGTGGGCTTCGTCGATGCGCCGATGCTGGCCGAACTGGAACAGTTCGCGGTGCTGGGCGAATACCTGCGCGAGAAGCAGAGCGAACTGCAGCAGTGGAACGCGCAGCTGCAGGCCAAGGGCGTGGCGGCGGTGAATGCGCGGCGGGTGACCAACCTGGGCACGTTCCGCGCGTATGTGGAGCGCTACCTGCGCCAGCATTCGGGTATCCATACGGACATGACGCTGCTGGTACGGCAGCTGCAGCCGACCACCGAAGGCCTGCCGCTGGAGATCTACTGCTTCACCCGCACCACCGCGTGGGGCGAGTACGAGGGCATCCAGTCGGACGTGTTCGACCACCTGCTGGCCACGCTGCCGGCCTTCGGGCTGCGCGTGTTCCAGGCCTCCAGTGATGCGATGTTGATGGCCGGCCAGCAGCGCCTGGCCGCCGCAGAGTAA
- the bglX gene encoding beta-glucosidase BglX, whose translation MAADRIETLIAKMTVEEKVGQLGVFADMVRPFAPDVNPEANVLNADQVLQQVREGKVGSLFNGVGVEAGRRIQQVALEESRLGIPVILAADVIHGMRTVFPIPLGEAASFEPDLAERTARATAVEATAAGLHWTYAPAVDIARDQRWGRGAEGAGEDVVLGCAFAAARVRGFQGPDLRAADALLATPKHFAAYGAVMAGMEYNMVDISPQTLRDVHLPPFQAAFEAGALTVMSSFNDINGVPASANAELLTDILRGEWKFPGVVISDYTADMELVAHGYAADDRDATAKAFTAGLDLSMQSGFYAEHLPGLIESGEVPMATLDESVRRILRLKDAIGLFDDPYRSLDLDREASTAHIAEHDELSRDAARRSIVLLKNTDAVLPLKKTGQKIALIGPFVQDRENIEGCWTLFGDKTRYVSLETGVRAAISDEALLEIVPGCDLEAAVQDGIEQAVAAALRADVVVLALGEPQRYSGEAQSRVEITLPPAQQALAEAVAMTGKPLVVLLRNGRALALQGAVRNAQAVAITWYLGTQTGHAVADVLFGDYNPSGRLPVSFPQVSGQQPFFYNHPRTGRPELPTMSEFKARWREIPNEALYPFGHGVGYTTFGYGVPQLSAETLGWDDTLTITTTLTNTGAVAGEEVVQLYIHDRVASRVRPVRELKAFRKVALQPGQSTEVQFTLDRHALGFTGRDGVFRAEPGQFELWVCASSASGEPVIFELLAG comes from the coding sequence GTGGCCGCCGATCGTATCGAAACCCTCATTGCCAAGATGACCGTCGAAGAAAAAGTCGGCCAGCTCGGTGTGTTCGCCGACATGGTTCGGCCGTTCGCCCCGGACGTGAACCCGGAAGCCAACGTGCTCAACGCCGACCAGGTGCTGCAGCAGGTGCGCGAGGGCAAGGTGGGGTCGCTGTTCAATGGCGTGGGCGTGGAAGCCGGCCGCCGCATCCAGCAGGTGGCGCTGGAAGAAAGCCGCCTGGGCATTCCGGTGATCCTGGCCGCCGACGTCATCCACGGCATGCGCACGGTGTTCCCGATCCCGCTGGGCGAAGCCGCCAGCTTCGAGCCGGACCTGGCCGAGCGCACCGCGCGCGCCACTGCGGTGGAAGCCACGGCGGCCGGCCTGCACTGGACCTACGCACCGGCGGTGGACATCGCCCGCGACCAGCGCTGGGGCCGCGGTGCCGAAGGTGCCGGTGAAGACGTGGTGCTGGGCTGTGCGTTCGCCGCCGCCCGCGTGCGCGGCTTCCAGGGCCCGGACCTGCGCGCCGCCGATGCGCTGCTGGCCACGCCGAAGCATTTCGCCGCCTACGGCGCGGTGATGGCCGGCATGGAATACAACATGGTCGACATCTCGCCGCAGACCCTGCGCGACGTGCACCTGCCGCCGTTCCAGGCCGCCTTCGAGGCCGGCGCGCTCACCGTGATGTCCTCGTTCAACGACATCAACGGTGTGCCGGCCAGCGCCAACGCCGAACTGCTCACCGACATCCTGCGCGGCGAATGGAAGTTCCCGGGCGTGGTGATCTCCGATTACACCGCCGACATGGAGCTGGTGGCGCACGGCTATGCCGCCGATGACCGCGACGCCACCGCCAAGGCCTTCACCGCCGGCCTGGACCTGAGCATGCAGAGCGGCTTCTATGCCGAACACCTGCCGGGCCTGATCGAGAGTGGCGAGGTGCCGATGGCCACGTTGGACGAGTCGGTGCGCCGCATCCTGCGCCTGAAGGATGCGATCGGCCTGTTCGACGATCCCTACCGCTCGCTGGATCTGGACCGCGAAGCCTCCACTGCGCACATCGCCGAACACGATGAACTGTCGCGCGACGCTGCGCGCCGTTCGATCGTGCTGCTCAAGAACACCGACGCGGTGCTGCCGCTGAAGAAGACCGGGCAGAAGATCGCGCTGATCGGCCCGTTCGTGCAGGACCGCGAGAACATTGAAGGGTGCTGGACCCTGTTCGGCGACAAGACCCGCTATGTGAGCCTGGAGACCGGCGTGCGCGCGGCGATCAGCGATGAAGCACTGCTTGAAATCGTGCCGGGTTGCGATCTGGAAGCAGCCGTGCAGGACGGCATCGAGCAGGCCGTGGCTGCGGCGCTGCGCGCCGATGTGGTGGTGCTGGCGCTGGGCGAACCGCAGCGTTACAGCGGTGAAGCACAGTCGCGCGTGGAAATTACGCTGCCGCCGGCGCAGCAGGCGCTGGCCGAAGCGGTGGCCATGACCGGCAAGCCGCTGGTGGTGCTGCTGCGCAATGGTCGCGCGCTGGCACTGCAGGGCGCGGTGCGCAATGCGCAGGCCGTGGCGATCACCTGGTACCTGGGCACCCAGACCGGTCATGCCGTGGCCGATGTGCTGTTCGGCGACTACAACCCGTCCGGCCGCCTGCCGGTGAGCTTCCCGCAGGTGTCGGGCCAGCAGCCGTTCTTCTACAACCACCCGCGCACCGGTCGCCCGGAACTGCCTACCATGTCCGAGTTCAAGGCGCGCTGGCGCGAGATCCCGAACGAGGCGCTGTATCCGTTCGGGCATGGCGTGGGCTACACCACCTTCGGTTACGGCGTGCCGCAGTTGAGTGCGGAGACGCTGGGCTGGGACGACACCCTGACCATCACCACCACGCTCACCAACACCGGTGCGGTGGCGGGCGAGGAAGTGGTGCAGCTGTACATCCACGACCGCGTGGCCAGCCGCGTGCGGCCGGTGCGTGAGTTGAAGGCGTTCCGCAAGGTGGCGCTGCAGCCGGGCCAGAGCACCGAGGTGCAGTTCACCCTGGACCGCCACGCGCTGGGCTTCACGGGTCGCGATGGCGTGTTCCGCGCCGAGCCGGGTCAGTTTGAGCTGTGGGTGTGTGCGTCGTCGGCGAGCGGCGAGCCGGTGATCTTCGAGTTGCTGGCGGGTTGA
- the tsaD gene encoding tRNA (adenosine(37)-N6)-threonylcarbamoyltransferase complex transferase subunit TsaD: protein MRVLGIESSCDETGVAVYDTALAGPDALRAHAVYSQIALHAEYGGVVPELASRDHVRKLLPLIRQTLAEAGMGVADIDGVAYTAGPGLVGALLVGAGVARSLAWALEVPAVGVHHMEGHLLAPLMEDDPPQAPFVALLVSGGHTQLVAVDRIGQYRLLGETLDDAAGEAFDKTAKLMGLPYPGGPQLAALAERGTPGKYKFTRPMTDRPGLDFSFSGLKTQVLLAWRDSDQSEQTRADIARGFEDAVVDTLAIKCERALDEAGTDVIVVAGGVGANKRLRAKLQQMAARRGGRACFPRPSLCTDNGAMIAFAGALRLEAGQHNPPQVQVTPRWDMATLPAV from the coding sequence ATGCGAGTCCTTGGTATTGAATCTTCCTGTGATGAGACCGGCGTGGCGGTGTACGACACCGCCCTGGCCGGCCCGGACGCCCTGCGCGCCCATGCGGTCTATAGCCAGATCGCCCTGCACGCCGAGTACGGCGGGGTGGTGCCTGAACTGGCCAGCCGCGACCACGTGCGCAAGCTGCTGCCGCTGATCCGCCAGACCCTGGCCGAGGCCGGGATGGGCGTGGCCGACATCGACGGGGTGGCCTATACGGCCGGCCCGGGGCTGGTTGGTGCGCTGCTGGTGGGGGCGGGCGTGGCCCGCTCGCTGGCCTGGGCACTGGAGGTGCCGGCGGTTGGCGTACACCATATGGAAGGGCATCTGCTGGCCCCGCTGATGGAAGACGACCCGCCGCAGGCCCCGTTCGTGGCGCTGCTGGTGTCCGGCGGGCATACCCAGCTGGTGGCGGTGGACCGGATCGGCCAGTACCGCCTGCTGGGCGAGACCCTGGACGACGCGGCCGGCGAGGCCTTCGACAAGACCGCCAAGCTGATGGGCCTGCCGTACCCGGGCGGCCCGCAGCTGGCGGCGCTGGCCGAGCGCGGTACCCCGGGCAAGTACAAATTCACCCGCCCCATGACCGACCGGCCCGGGCTGGATTTCAGCTTCTCCGGCCTGAAGACCCAAGTGCTGCTGGCCTGGCGCGACAGCGACCAGAGCGAGCAGACCCGCGCCGACATCGCCCGGGGCTTTGAAGATGCCGTGGTGGACACCCTGGCCATCAAGTGCGAGCGCGCGCTGGATGAAGCCGGCACCGATGTGATCGTGGTGGCCGGCGGGGTGGGGGCCAACAAGCGGCTGCGCGCCAAGCTGCAGCAGATGGCGGCCCGCCGCGGCGGCCGGGCCTGCTTCCCGCGCCCATCGCTGTGCACCGACAACGGCGCGATGATCGCCTTCGCCGGCGCACTGCGGCTGGAAGCCGGCCAGCACAACCCGCCGCAGGTGCAGGTCACCCCGCGCTGGGACATGGCGACGCTTCCGGCGGTGTAG